The following coding sequences lie in one Treponema sp. OMZ 790 genomic window:
- a CDS encoding ABC transporter ATP-binding protein has translation MFKFLKTWYMVLYLVLQALSTALEVGVSYVMMLAIDYATNGTIEKLHLYLIGTAAYLLISFLVDVVTKRVHEKAGAQAVFSLREALMKKILTMSTGEYASRNSGSYVAFLTKNVEKLEESYFWTIFRIYPSFLQLVVSVIWLSIMDWRLSLFVLFTGLIQLIVPKFTVKPVAEAERDYIERGENYTITLKEIFSAFDLIKSYNLQEKIEILHRNANTGYKKASFKDMCMNGFMGSLGDLLSNITYIGVFFLGAVLVLLGFFKISVIIAASQLVVFIVYPLSNLTRYITSLLASKAVIKDLDEILNMEEKDGSFKDIEAKTSFEDSISFENLSFSYPQDGEDEDYEENRGAFPALKNINLSVKKGEKVLIVGESGSGKSTLLSLLYKKFTGYEGLIKIDGTDIRKIPDASYFKLVSVVHQSPFIFDDTIKNNIALYEEISDERIKEACKKAGLQRFIDGLPLGLETRIGEGASKISGGEKQRIAIARALVKDSPILLMDEATSALDKETSAEIENTVLSQKELTCIIISHHVSEALKARADKIITVKDGSADI, from the coding sequence ATGTTCAAATTTTTAAAGACATGGTATATGGTTTTATACCTTGTCTTGCAGGCCCTTTCCACTGCGTTGGAAGTAGGAGTTTCGTATGTGATGATGCTGGCAATAGACTATGCAACAAACGGAACTATCGAAAAGCTGCACTTGTACCTCATAGGCACAGCAGCCTATCTCCTTATCTCCTTTTTGGTCGATGTTGTGACTAAAAGGGTGCACGAAAAAGCAGGTGCACAAGCGGTTTTTTCATTGAGGGAAGCCTTGATGAAAAAAATATTAACCATGAGCACCGGCGAATACGCCTCGCGCAATTCGGGGAGCTATGTTGCCTTTCTTACAAAGAATGTCGAAAAACTGGAAGAATCTTACTTTTGGACAATCTTCCGAATTTATCCTTCATTTTTACAGCTGGTAGTTTCTGTTATTTGGCTTTCGATTATGGATTGGAGACTTTCCCTCTTTGTGCTTTTTACCGGTCTTATCCAGCTCATTGTGCCCAAATTTACGGTGAAGCCTGTAGCTGAAGCCGAAAGAGACTATATTGAAAGGGGCGAAAACTACACCATTACCCTAAAAGAAATATTTTCCGCCTTTGATCTGATTAAGTCCTATAACCTTCAGGAAAAAATCGAGATTCTTCACCGCAATGCGAACACCGGTTATAAAAAAGCTTCTTTTAAAGACATGTGCATGAACGGCTTTATGGGAAGCCTAGGAGACTTACTTTCCAACATAACCTACATAGGCGTTTTCTTTTTAGGCGCCGTTTTGGTTCTTTTGGGCTTTTTTAAAATCTCGGTAATAATAGCCGCAAGCCAGCTTGTTGTCTTTATCGTTTACCCTTTGAGTAACCTGACACGCTACATAACTTCGCTTTTAGCTTCAAAAGCGGTAATAAAAGACCTTGATGAAATTTTAAATATGGAAGAAAAGGACGGCTCTTTCAAAGATATAGAAGCAAAAACTTCCTTTGAAGATTCGATAAGTTTTGAAAATTTAAGTTTTAGCTATCCTCAAGATGGCGAGGATGAAGATTATGAAGAAAATCGAGGTGCTTTTCCTGCCTTAAAAAATATAAATCTTAGCGTAAAAAAAGGCGAAAAGGTTTTAATTGTCGGGGAAAGCGGTTCGGGAAAGTCCACTCTTTTAAGCCTTTTATATAAAAAATTTACCGGCTATGAGGGGCTTATAAAAATAGACGGAACGGACATCCGCAAGATTCCCGATGCCTCTTATTTTAAGCTTGTTTCGGTAGTGCATCAGTCTCCCTTTATCTTTGACGATACAATCAAAAACAATATTGCCCTTTATGAAGAAATAAGCGATGAAAGAATAAAAGAGGCTTGTAAAAAAGCCGGCTTGCAAAGGTTTATCGATGGCCTTCCTCTCGGACTTGAAACAAGGATAGGCGAGGGAGCCTCGAAAATTTCAGGCGGAGAAAAACAGCGCATAGCCATTGCAAGGGCATTGGTAAAGGATTCCCCAATTCTTTTGATGGATGAAGCAACCTCCGCCTTAGATAAGGAAACAAGTGCCGAAATAGAAAATACCGTGTTATCCCAAAAGGAACTAACCTGTATAATAATTTCGCACCATGTAAGCGAAGCCTTAAAGGCTAGGGCGGACAAGATTATTACCGTAAAAGACGGATCAGCCGATATTTAG
- a CDS encoding DUF2804 domain-containing protein, translated as MANDNLYTRKIEPAPDKPVQNGKSNFGTFSGCFKKFDIKGLYRVFGNLPLPRIISNARISGTMRFLFCDDEIIGEMAFFSCYIFSFMETTFWVRKTQQKYAYRQYLPGGFIHIPKHISYSVTACRKPYRYARIFSRLSHGKLHADFDFLAHDSRPSCEGRLDLDIRDKDAADFSCVIPNYVSRRCMAMYMQTGTVKGWISLGYNEDIQLKKETAVGVFDVRKAYTGFRAKRTLVNGLGKLDGKSLVFYLANSIAADSNKYNDNIMLYDGKRTPLPPVKITRPFGIMGKWIIQDTESMVDLVFLPISKNYKRVNAAVFRTEYSTVYGHFEGTLLTADGEELKLKSFPGIAKKYNLRI; from the coding sequence ATGGCTAATGATAACTTGTACACGCGCAAGATAGAACCTGCACCCGATAAGCCTGTCCAAAACGGAAAATCGAATTTCGGAACCTTTTCAGGCTGCTTTAAAAAATTCGATATAAAAGGGCTCTATCGGGTTTTCGGTAATTTGCCCCTCCCTAGGATAATTTCCAATGCCCGAATTTCGGGAACGATGAGGTTTTTGTTTTGCGATGATGAGATAATAGGCGAAATGGCCTTTTTTTCGTGCTATATCTTCTCCTTTATGGAAACAACCTTTTGGGTTCGTAAAACTCAGCAAAAATATGCTTACCGGCAGTACTTGCCGGGCGGTTTTATTCATATTCCTAAGCACATAAGCTACAGTGTTACAGCCTGCCGGAAACCTTATAGATATGCCCGTATCTTTTCCCGTCTTTCCCACGGGAAGCTTCATGCCGACTTTGACTTTTTGGCTCATGATTCCCGCCCCTCATGCGAGGGCCGCCTCGATTTGGATATTCGGGATAAGGATGCGGCTGATTTTTCCTGCGTAATTCCCAACTATGTAAGCCGGCGCTGTATGGCCATGTACATGCAGACCGGTACCGTAAAGGGCTGGATAAGTTTGGGTTATAACGAAGACATTCAGCTAAAAAAAGAGACAGCCGTAGGGGTTTTTGATGTAAGAAAGGCTTACACCGGGTTTAGGGCAAAGCGTACCCTTGTAAACGGTCTCGGCAAACTCGACGGCAAATCCTTGGTTTTTTATCTCGCAAATTCGATAGCTGCCGACAGTAATAAATACAACGACAACATAATGCTTTATGACGGGAAACGCACTCCGCTTCCGCCTGTTAAAATAACACGCCCCTTTGGAATTATGGGAAAGTGGATAATACAGGACACCGAAAGCATGGTAGACCTTGTGTTTCTTCCTATTTCAAAGAACTACAAGCGTGTAAATGCCGCCGTTTTTAGGACAGAGTACAGCACCGTTTACGGTCATTTTGAAGGAACCCTTTTGACTGCCGACGGAGAAGAGCTAAAGCTAAAGTCCTTTCCCGGCATTGCCAAAAAATACAATCTTAGAATATGA
- a CDS encoding SprT family zinc-dependent metalloprotease: protein MMIKIEGIEIEWAESKGRKLRLTISPKTAIPCIHVPKNYPQSKALNFVKENIAWIKKHQSRIEEKIFKKNVKASLKDGSTVSLWGADYKIKILRAKKNASVAVDDDFIYLKEPPGADPKKRPSILNRLYKKELELYVEEILPLWEAKIKESASQIKYRDMKSKWGSCNSYTGIITLNTKLAALPCECAEMVLVHEFVHFKERLHNDRFKRYMTKYLPDWKERVKMLNSEDY from the coding sequence ATGATGATTAAAATAGAAGGGATCGAAATCGAATGGGCCGAATCCAAGGGGCGGAAACTCAGGCTTACCATATCGCCCAAAACGGCCATTCCCTGTATCCATGTTCCTAAAAACTATCCTCAAAGCAAGGCCCTGAACTTTGTTAAAGAAAACATCGCATGGATTAAAAAACATCAATCACGAATTGAGGAAAAGATTTTTAAGAAAAATGTAAAGGCCTCATTGAAGGACGGCTCTACTGTAAGTTTATGGGGGGCTGATTATAAGATCAAAATACTGCGTGCCAAAAAAAACGCAAGCGTTGCAGTCGATGACGATTTTATCTATTTAAAAGAACCTCCCGGAGCCGATCCCAAAAAACGCCCTTCAATTTTGAACCGCCTCTATAAAAAAGAGCTGGAGCTCTATGTTGAAGAAATCCTCCCGCTTTGGGAAGCCAAGATAAAAGAATCCGCCTCCCAGATAAAATACAGGGATATGAAAAGCAAGTGGGGCTCATGCAATTCTTATACCGGCATAATCACCTTAAACACAAAACTCGCCGCCCTCCCTTGCGAATGTGCCGAAATGGTGCTGGTTCACGAGTTTGTTCATTTTAAAGAAAGGCTCCACAACGACCGCTTTAAGCGCTACATGACCAAATACCTCCCCGATTGGAAGGAAAGGGTAAAGATGTTAAATTCGGAAGACTATTAG
- a CDS encoding lipoprotein 17-related variable surface protein, translating to MKKLTKLAFIGLILFLFLTDCDHKTLSKQEDINNELKKVVLEIKNKENITAGELRQEDIRAYGFNANVYAINYEKIEADSEKREVYITVSLKKAGTESVSKVFTIIGFKAPEQNLSDQELINIEADKVVLSIPDIEKISFDELTTDKLIASGYKKQYSIQYIAKKYNSQKKEVEITFYLTKNHLRSKIRTFTISGFKESLPPQGLIDIKEEYLFSALSLTETKITASAAAKKIKEASNKTIGNFIFEENKILNYDDKKGIFTVYIKGTYKEKPFSKKMRISGFSHPYVNPPESVYKKDLDFTAGIEENLLIDDYIQRANSDIENFFKESLSFMLHKGNRLFNEIIILGDHDSYNMTAELEKIDNTTLKIIPIFNIKYKLKTDTDKTEKEEIETFSLAGFLQPVKYFSENDVYIHILNELNKRNDVVKVYPHRFASEFYANAVVTGRPPKELFNDSAIEKYRKLYTEKKPNKYLTFDGLNIGISEPRNGGIEVDDYEGSLSLTYYVASNKIIGDTDNINFALRQNTVKVTGFRQVNEETIKDLFGFSIVKSNDKDGNPGTLNSWRKKYIPENMYLVREQGNKGENDWLTFSNTALDYENNSGFILSLNGDANLHELLANPINKFLSVGRSGELLLITRINLKKERQSDYLEIKMNFLGTGEPITLIRNPYIPRN from the coding sequence ATGAAAAAACTGACAAAACTTGCATTTATAGGTTTAATCCTCTTTTTATTTTTAACCGATTGTGATCATAAAACCCTTTCTAAACAAGAAGACATAAATAACGAGTTAAAAAAAGTTGTGCTTGAAATCAAAAACAAAGAAAACATAACGGCAGGAGAGCTAAGGCAAGAAGACATAAGGGCCTATGGTTTTAATGCCAATGTTTATGCAATAAATTACGAAAAAATAGAAGCTGACAGCGAAAAAAGAGAGGTCTACATTACCGTATCATTAAAAAAAGCGGGAACGGAGTCGGTATCAAAGGTTTTTACTATAATCGGATTTAAAGCTCCGGAGCAAAACCTAAGTGATCAAGAGCTTATAAACATTGAAGCCGATAAGGTAGTATTAAGCATTCCGGATATCGAAAAAATAAGCTTTGATGAGCTTACAACAGACAAGCTTATTGCATCGGGATATAAAAAACAATATTCTATACAATACATTGCAAAAAAATATAATTCACAAAAAAAAGAAGTAGAAATCACCTTTTATCTTACAAAGAATCATCTAAGATCTAAAATCAGAACCTTTACAATCAGCGGCTTTAAAGAATCTCTCCCTCCTCAAGGGCTTATCGACATAAAAGAAGAATATCTCTTTTCGGCCCTTTCCTTGACCGAAACAAAGATTACCGCCTCAGCCGCTGCAAAAAAAATTAAAGAAGCCTCAAATAAAACCATAGGTAATTTTATTTTTGAAGAAAATAAAATTCTTAACTATGACGATAAAAAAGGGATCTTTACGGTTTATATAAAGGGAACATACAAAGAAAAACCGTTCAGCAAAAAAATGAGAATAAGCGGCTTTTCTCATCCTTATGTTAATCCGCCCGAATCGGTTTATAAAAAAGATTTGGATTTTACCGCAGGTATTGAAGAAAATCTTTTAATTGATGACTACATTCAAAGAGCAAATTCCGATATTGAAAATTTCTTTAAAGAAAGCTTATCCTTTATGCTTCATAAAGGGAACCGATTATTCAACGAAATAATCATTTTAGGTGACCATGATTCATATAATATGACAGCCGAACTCGAAAAAATAGATAATACCACTTTAAAAATTATACCTATTTTTAACATAAAATATAAGCTAAAAACCGATACGGATAAAACGGAAAAAGAAGAAATAGAAACTTTCAGTCTGGCCGGGTTTTTACAGCCTGTAAAGTATTTTAGCGAAAATGATGTTTATATTCATATCTTAAATGAATTAAACAAACGTAATGACGTTGTAAAAGTTTATCCTCACCGCTTTGCATCGGAATTTTATGCAAACGCCGTTGTAACGGGCAGGCCACCCAAAGAATTATTTAACGATTCGGCAATAGAAAAATACCGAAAACTTTACACTGAAAAAAAACCGAATAAGTATTTAACTTTTGACGGGCTCAATATAGGAATTTCAGAACCTCGAAATGGAGGAATTGAAGTTGATGATTATGAAGGCTCTTTATCATTAACTTATTATGTTGCTTCAAACAAGATAATCGGTGATACAGATAATATAAATTTTGCATTAAGGCAAAATACCGTAAAAGTAACAGGCTTTAGACAGGTAAATGAAGAAACAATAAAAGATTTATTCGGTTTTTCTATCGTAAAAAGCAATGACAAAGACGGAAACCCGGGAACTCTTAATTCGTGGAGAAAAAAATACATACCGGAAAATATGTATCTCGTGCGGGAACAAGGAAATAAAGGGGAAAATGATTGGCTGACATTCTCCAATACGGCTTTGGACTATGAAAATAACAGCGGTTTTATTTTAAGCCTTAATGGGGATGCAAATTTACATGAACTTTTAGCAAATCCGATCAATAAGTTTTTATCGGTAGGACGAAGCGGTGAGCTGCTCCTTATTACACGCATAAACTTAAAAAAAGAACGCCAAAGTGACTATCTTGAAATAAAAATGAATTTTTTAGGTACCGGAGAACCTATTACCCTTATTAGAAATCCATATATCCCAAGAAATTAG
- a CDS encoding M18 family aminopeptidase, whose protein sequence is MKKAEALMKFIDKSPSVYHAIKNAGEFLEAKGFVHLNREDTFELKPQGRYFVTNNGSALIAWQMPKSGNAENGFRIVGSHSDSPTFRIKPNPEIKVNNHYLKLNTEGYGGVILSTWFDRPLSAAGRVVIKTDDLLRPEVKLINFDKNLLTIPSLAIHMNREVNDGYKYNKQKDTLPLVALINEKLEEKGFLMNLIAEEAGVSVDKILDFDLYLYDRQPGCFVGANNEFFSVGRIDNLGMACASIDALGDALPSNFVQVAAIFDNEEVGSRTAQGAGSPFLHDTLQRIIVATSKGNAFEELQKALAKSFLVSADQAHALHPNYTEKNDITNFPLMNKGPAVKVAASMSYTTDGISGGIFKDICARAGVPCQNYVNRSDVAGGSTIGPISLSNLNIKSVDIGNPILGMHSVRELGGTEDQEYITKAFAEFYK, encoded by the coding sequence ATGAAAAAAGCGGAAGCATTGATGAAGTTCATCGACAAGAGCCCCTCAGTTTACCATGCAATCAAAAATGCAGGTGAATTCTTAGAAGCAAAGGGCTTTGTTCATTTAAACAGAGAAGACACCTTTGAGCTAAAACCTCAAGGAAGATATTTTGTAACAAATAACGGAAGTGCCTTGATTGCATGGCAGATGCCTAAGTCAGGTAATGCAGAAAACGGGTTTAGGATTGTAGGAAGCCACAGCGATTCTCCCACCTTCCGCATAAAGCCCAATCCCGAAATTAAGGTAAACAACCATTATTTAAAACTAAACACCGAAGGCTACGGAGGGGTTATCCTTTCAACCTGGTTTGACAGGCCCCTTTCGGCAGCAGGAAGGGTCGTAATAAAAACGGACGACCTTTTAAGGCCTGAAGTTAAGCTTATCAACTTCGATAAAAACCTTTTGACAATTCCGAGCCTAGCCATTCACATGAACAGGGAAGTAAATGACGGCTATAAATACAATAAGCAAAAGGACACCCTTCCATTAGTTGCTTTGATAAACGAAAAGCTTGAAGAAAAGGGCTTTTTGATGAACCTTATCGCCGAAGAAGCAGGCGTAAGTGTGGACAAGATTTTGGACTTTGATCTCTACCTTTACGACAGACAGCCGGGCTGTTTTGTCGGAGCAAACAACGAATTCTTCTCGGTCGGAAGAATCGACAACCTCGGAATGGCCTGTGCCTCCATCGATGCCCTAGGCGATGCCCTTCCTTCAAACTTTGTGCAGGTTGCAGCCATTTTCGACAACGAAGAGGTCGGCTCAAGGACAGCTCAGGGAGCAGGCAGCCCCTTCCTCCACGACACATTGCAAAGAATAATAGTTGCAACCTCAAAGGGAAATGCCTTCGAAGAATTGCAAAAGGCCTTGGCCAAGTCCTTCTTGGTTTCAGCCGATCAGGCCCATGCCCTTCATCCCAACTACACGGAGAAAAACGATATTACAAACTTCCCCCTGATGAATAAGGGGCCGGCCGTTAAGGTCGCCGCTTCCATGAGCTATACAACGGACGGAATATCGGGCGGAATCTTTAAAGATATCTGTGCAAGGGCAGGAGTTCCCTGTCAAAACTATGTAAACCGCTCGGATGTTGCAGGAGGCTCGACCATAGGCCCGATTTCTCTTTCTAACCTTAACATAAAGAGCGTCGATATCGGAAACCCCATCCTCGGTATGCATTCCGTGCGCGAACTTGGAGGCACCGAAGATCAAGAATACATTACAAAGGCCTTTGCAGAGTTTTATAAATAG
- the mnmG gene encoding tRNA uridine-5-carboxymethylaminomethyl(34) synthesis enzyme MnmG produces the protein MYRFSDYDVIVVGAGHAGIEAALASARMGEATLLITQTLDSAGRLSCNPSIGGISKGNIVREIDALGGEMGRLADASMIQYRLLNKSRGPAVQAPRVQADKFLYSQLAKHAIELEKNLHVFQDTVIDIISSNTNESGYVERGSVQCVRTERGREFSAKAVVLATGTFMEGKIYIGEYESPDGRLGERAALGLGPALAKKGFTVGRLKTGTPMRILRRSFDPSLTEEQEADEIMRPFSFANAEIHRPYAKCYITHTNSETHDIIRENLHRAALFSGKITGTGARYCPSIEDKIKKFPERDRHHVYIEPEGLNTEELYINGLSSSLPEDVQDRMIRTIPCFKDVIITRPAYAVDYAYVSPIQLSSDLQTRRIEGLFLAGQINGTSGYEEAGGQGIIAGINAALFSRSLKFKDEKYVPFVLKRDEAYIGVMIDDLVTQGVDEPYRMFTARAEYRLNLRHDTADERLTERAYQIGLQTKEASGRLKEKLLKREKIISGWQDIKITRELVSEHPELKNHIGKSLAEALHDPQVSLECISEIDKSSHTYSAELLESAELEIRYEHYIAVQNRKIAKVKRMENTKIPPDFDYDAVSGLSTESRNRLKEVRPETIGQASRIRGIRPSDVMLLSILL, from the coding sequence ATGTATAGATTTTCCGATTATGACGTAATCGTCGTAGGAGCAGGGCACGCAGGCATTGAAGCCGCCTTAGCTTCCGCCAGAATGGGGGAAGCAACCCTGCTCATTACCCAAACCCTTGACAGCGCAGGCCGCCTTTCGTGTAATCCTTCGATAGGCGGTATCTCCAAGGGAAACATAGTCCGCGAGATAGATGCTCTGGGCGGAGAAATGGGTCGTCTCGCCGATGCCTCGATGATTCAGTACAGGCTTTTAAACAAGAGCCGGGGCCCTGCAGTACAGGCTCCGCGAGTTCAAGCCGATAAATTCCTTTATTCTCAACTTGCAAAGCACGCGATTGAGCTTGAAAAGAACCTCCATGTTTTTCAGGATACCGTCATCGACATAATTTCTTCAAACACAAATGAGTCGGGCTATGTCGAAAGGGGGAGCGTTCAGTGTGTAAGGACGGAAAGGGGAAGAGAATTTTCCGCTAAGGCTGTAGTCCTTGCAACAGGCACATTTATGGAAGGGAAGATTTACATAGGCGAGTACGAATCCCCTGATGGAAGATTGGGAGAAAGGGCAGCCCTCGGCCTCGGCCCTGCCTTGGCAAAAAAAGGTTTTACCGTCGGGAGACTTAAAACGGGAACGCCCATGCGTATTCTCCGCCGCTCCTTTGATCCTTCCCTTACCGAAGAACAGGAGGCCGATGAGATTATGCGCCCCTTTTCTTTTGCAAATGCCGAAATACACAGACCCTATGCCAAGTGTTACATCACCCACACAAACAGCGAAACCCACGATATAATAAGGGAGAACCTTCACAGGGCAGCCCTTTTTTCGGGTAAGATCACGGGTACGGGAGCCCGCTACTGCCCTTCCATCGAAGATAAGATTAAAAAGTTCCCCGAACGGGACCGCCACCATGTCTACATAGAACCTGAAGGCCTAAACACGGAAGAGCTTTATATAAACGGGCTTTCTTCTTCCCTCCCTGAAGATGTTCAGGATAGGATGATAAGAACCATTCCCTGCTTTAAGGACGTAATAATTACGCGCCCGGCCTATGCCGTAGACTATGCCTATGTTTCGCCCATTCAGCTTTCATCGGACCTTCAAACCCGCCGTATCGAAGGCCTCTTTTTGGCAGGGCAAATTAACGGAACCTCAGGCTATGAAGAAGCCGGAGGGCAAGGCATAATAGCCGGTATAAATGCAGCCCTTTTTTCGCGTTCTCTAAAATTTAAGGATGAAAAATATGTTCCCTTTGTGCTAAAGAGGGATGAGGCCTATATAGGCGTTATGATAGATGACCTTGTAACCCAAGGTGTGGATGAGCCCTACCGAATGTTTACCGCCCGTGCGGAGTACAGGCTTAACCTAAGACACGACACAGCCGATGAAAGACTCACCGAAAGGGCCTACCAAATAGGCCTTCAAACCAAGGAGGCTTCCGGCCGCCTAAAGGAAAAGCTTTTAAAGAGAGAAAAAATAATCTCAGGTTGGCAGGATATAAAAATTACGAGGGAGCTTGTATCGGAGCATCCTGAGCTTAAAAACCATATCGGGAAGAGCCTTGCCGAAGCCCTCCATGACCCTCAAGTTTCCCTTGAATGTATCAGTGAAATAGATAAAAGCTCTCATACTTACAGTGCAGAACTTTTAGAATCGGCCGAGCTTGAAATAAGGTACGAGCACTACATAGCCGTTCAAAACAGGAAGATAGCTAAGGTTAAGCGTATGGAAAACACCAAGATTCCTCCCGATTTTGACTATGATGCAGTCTCAGGCCTTTCTACCGAATCAAGAAACCGCCTAAAAGAAGTCCGCCCCGAAACCATAGGTCAAGCAAGCAGGATTAGGGGGATTAGGCCTTCGGATGTTATGCTTTTGTCTATACTCTTGTAA
- a CDS encoding TPM domain-containing protein produces the protein MENNRILNKIHIKHEDLDLIKNAVAEAEKNTNGEIALAVIPQSDSYSFVEMFAAFCLAFVSFFIMLYFGDSIWNLLEKKLWYPSPKILTAVIGAGVWIIMLFFFLLINIPALDRLIIPKRIKEARVYARALKHFVECGIYKTAERTGVLIFVSILERKVFIIADSGIAAKVEQKTWNGICGIITEGLKSKNAAKSLCAAVDECGKILSEYFPKTTGNPNEYPDGLVVLEK, from the coding sequence ATGGAAAATAATCGAATATTAAATAAAATACATATCAAACATGAAGATTTAGATTTGATTAAAAATGCCGTTGCAGAGGCGGAAAAAAATACAAACGGCGAGATTGCTTTGGCTGTTATTCCTCAAAGCGATTCTTACTCCTTTGTGGAAATGTTTGCAGCGTTCTGCCTTGCATTTGTTTCATTTTTTATAATGCTTTATTTTGGAGACAGCATTTGGAACCTGCTTGAAAAAAAACTTTGGTATCCTTCACCTAAGATTCTTACAGCAGTAATCGGTGCCGGCGTTTGGATTATAATGCTTTTTTTCTTTTTGCTGATAAATATTCCGGCCCTCGATAGACTAATAATTCCGAAGCGGATTAAAGAAGCAAGAGTTTATGCAAGAGCTTTGAAACATTTTGTAGAATGCGGAATTTATAAGACTGCCGAAAGAACCGGTGTTTTGATTTTTGTTTCCATTCTTGAAAGAAAGGTCTTTATTATTGCAGATTCCGGTATTGCTGCAAAGGTGGAGCAAAAAACATGGAACGGTATTTGCGGAATAATAACCGAAGGTTTAAAATCCAAGAATGCCGCAAAAAGTCTTTGTGCTGCAGTGGACGAATGCGGAAAAATTTTATCCGAATATTTTCCTAAAACTACGGGAAATCCTAATGAATACCCTGACGGGCTTGTTGTCTTGGAGAAATAA
- a CDS encoding YgcG family protein codes for MKRNIKHLFIFCFLFLLLFKIFGLNVPNLKGPVNDLAGVLSDSEKNEIENFLFEIEKNSDVQIVVLTIPSIEDENLEDYSLRVVETWQLGSKEKDSGVLLLVAVNDRKMRIEVGYGLEAYLTDADAGRIIRNIIAPEFKSKNFGDGIFFGVKAIAGHALQDENFLPDTDSSEEELDGFTIIIGFLLMLAFWFIICRLIPCFFWILFRLVSLQGFTGREITENLFTSRSVFKFSGSDGGDGYSGGGSSSYSGGGGSFGGGGASGSW; via the coding sequence ATGAAAAGAAATATTAAACACCTATTCATCTTTTGTTTTTTGTTTTTGCTCTTGTTTAAAATTTTTGGCCTCAATGTGCCTAACCTTAAAGGACCTGTAAACGATTTAGCCGGAGTCTTATCCGATAGTGAAAAAAACGAAATAGAGAATTTTCTTTTTGAAATTGAAAAAAATTCGGATGTGCAAATTGTTGTTCTTACTATTCCGTCTATTGAAGATGAAAACCTTGAAGATTATTCGTTGCGTGTTGTAGAAACGTGGCAGCTGGGCTCAAAAGAAAAAGACTCAGGTGTTTTGCTGCTTGTTGCCGTCAATGATAGAAAAATGCGTATCGAAGTCGGTTACGGACTTGAAGCATATCTTACGGATGCCGATGCCGGACGGATTATACGCAATATAATTGCACCTGAATTTAAATCCAAAAATTTCGGTGACGGAATATTTTTTGGTGTAAAGGCTATTGCAGGCCATGCATTACAGGATGAAAACTTTTTACCTGACACAGATTCTTCGGAAGAAGAACTTGATGGTTTTACCATCATTATTGGCTTCTTGCTTATGCTTGCCTTCTGGTTTATTATTTGCAGGCTTATTCCGTGTTTCTTTTGGATTTTGTTCCGCTTAGTAAGCTTGCAGGGCTTTACCGGCCGGGAAATAACGGAGAATTTGTTTACTTCAAGAAGTGTGTTTAAATTTTCCGGTTCCGATGGAGGAGACGGATATTCCGGAGGCGGCAGCAGCAGTTATTCAGGCGGCGGAGGCAGCTTCGGCGGCGGAGGTGCTTCGGGAAGCTGGTAA